A part of Fimbriiglobus ruber genomic DNA contains:
- a CDS encoding sulfatase, whose translation MKLSLLACVLVLASHAVGRAADAPGRAAGKPNILVIVADDLGYADIGVHGGKDVPTPHIDALAASGVRCTSGYVSAPYCSPSRAGLLTGRYQTRFGHEFNPHVGDEAKLGLPLDQRTIADRLRGAGYATGLIGKWHQGYDPAHQPQSRGFDDYFGFLVGGHNFLLHKDAEAKFGSAHSHDMIYRGRDLQKLDGYTTDLFTDESLAFIDRHADKPWFLYLAYNAVHTPLEVLKKYGDRVPASVTDPARRGYLSLLVGLDDAVGRVTAHLRKTGRDKNTLIFFFSDNGGSGRKPFLAYNTGVNTPLRGDKGQTLEGGIRVPFFVSWPGKIPAGKTYDAPVIALDVLPTACALAGAKVDADLDGMNLLPHLTGEAATAPHPALYWRFGPQKAIRQGDWKLVDWRDFETKTSSGWQLYDLAKDVGEKNNLAAEQPQRVAELSAAWDKWNKNNVAPLWHGDVTEDPTAPPRVTPKKK comes from the coding sequence ATGAAACTCTCCCTCCTTGCGTGCGTGCTGGTGTTGGCGTCGCACGCCGTCGGTCGGGCCGCCGATGCCCCCGGTCGAGCCGCCGGCAAACCCAACATCCTCGTCATCGTCGCCGACGACCTCGGCTACGCGGACATTGGTGTTCACGGCGGCAAGGACGTGCCGACGCCGCACATCGACGCCCTGGCCGCCAGCGGCGTGCGCTGCACCAGCGGGTACGTCTCCGCGCCGTATTGCAGTCCGTCCCGCGCCGGCCTGCTCACCGGCCGCTACCAGACGCGGTTCGGCCACGAGTTCAACCCGCACGTCGGCGACGAGGCGAAACTCGGCCTGCCGCTCGACCAGCGGACCATCGCCGACCGCCTCCGCGGCGCGGGGTACGCCACCGGCCTCATTGGTAAATGGCACCAGGGCTACGACCCGGCCCACCAGCCGCAGTCCCGCGGGTTCGACGACTACTTTGGCTTCCTCGTCGGCGGGCACAATTTCTTGCTGCACAAAGACGCCGAGGCGAAGTTCGGCTCGGCCCACTCGCACGACATGATCTACCGCGGCCGCGACCTGCAAAAGCTCGACGGCTACACCACCGACCTGTTCACCGACGAATCGCTCGCCTTCATCGACCGGCACGCGGACAAGCCGTGGTTCCTGTACCTGGCCTACAACGCCGTCCACACGCCGCTGGAAGTGCTGAAGAAATACGGCGACCGCGTCCCGGCTTCGGTCACCGACCCCGCCCGCCGCGGCTACCTCTCGCTACTCGTCGGCCTGGACGACGCGGTCGGCCGCGTCACCGCCCACCTCCGCAAAACGGGCCGCGACAAGAACACGCTCATCTTCTTCTTCAGCGACAACGGCGGCTCGGGCCGCAAGCCTTTCCTCGCCTACAACACGGGCGTCAACACTCCTTTGCGGGGCGACAAGGGCCAGACGCTCGAAGGCGGCATCCGCGTCCCGTTCTTCGTCTCGTGGCCCGGTAAGATCCCCGCGGGCAAGACCTACGACGCGCCCGTGATCGCGCTCGACGTCCTCCCGACCGCCTGCGCGCTCGCGGGCGCGAAAGTCGACGCCGACCTCGACGGCATGAACCTGCTCCCGCACCTCACCGGCGAGGCCGCTACGGCACCGCACCCGGCCCTCTACTGGCGCTTCGGTCCGCAGAAGGCGATCCGTCAGGGCGACTGGAAACTCGTCGACTGGCGCGATTTCGAGACCAAGACGAGCAGCGGTTGGCAGCTTTACGACCTGGCCAAGGACGTCGGCGAAAAGAACAACCTCGCGGCCGAACAACCGCAGCGCGTGGCTGAACTCAGTGCCGCGTGGGACAAGTGGAACAAGAACAACGTCGCCCCACTCTGGCACGGCGATGTTACCGAAGACCCGACCGCGCCGCCGCGGGTAACGCCGAAGAAGAAGTAA
- the eno gene encoding phosphopyruvate hydratase, whose translation MNDSILSIHAREILDSRGNPTLEVDVVTDEGVLGRAAVPSGASTGAHEAVELRDGDKKRYLGKGTRKAVENVNTVIADALLGMDVCDQVALDKRMLELDGTPNKAKLGANAILGVSLAAAHAAANTAGLPLYRYVGGANATILPVPLMNILNGGKHADNTVDFQEFMIVPIGAPTFAEALRMGAEVFHSLKKVLHDKGLNTAVGDEGGFAPNIASADDALTTISQAIEKAGYKVGTDVVFALDAACTELFEEAKHKGKDGYCFFKSAPDKIITSDEMIDTWAKLCDKYPICSIEDGLSEDDWAGWKKLTAKLGHKVQLVGDDLFVTNTERLKRGIAEECGNSILVKVNQIGTLTETLEAVQLAMRSKFTAILSHRSGETEDTTIADLAVATNCGQIKTGSASRTDRIAKYNQLLRIEEELGSAAVYGAELRK comes from the coding sequence ATGAACGACAGCATTCTCTCAATCCACGCCCGGGAAATCCTCGACAGCCGCGGCAACCCGACCCTCGAAGTCGACGTGGTCACGGACGAGGGCGTCCTCGGCCGGGCGGCCGTCCCGAGCGGCGCGAGCACCGGGGCGCACGAAGCGGTCGAACTCCGGGACGGGGACAAGAAGCGGTACCTCGGGAAGGGCACCCGCAAGGCCGTCGAGAACGTTAACACGGTCATCGCCGACGCCCTGCTCGGAATGGACGTCTGCGACCAGGTCGCGCTCGACAAGCGGATGCTCGAGCTGGACGGCACGCCGAACAAGGCCAAGCTCGGGGCGAACGCGATCCTCGGCGTCTCCCTCGCGGCCGCCCACGCCGCCGCGAACACCGCCGGCCTGCCGCTCTACCGGTACGTCGGCGGGGCGAACGCGACGATCCTGCCCGTCCCCCTGATGAACATCCTGAACGGCGGCAAGCACGCGGACAACACCGTGGACTTCCAGGAGTTCATGATCGTCCCGATCGGCGCGCCGACGTTCGCGGAGGCCCTGCGGATGGGGGCCGAAGTGTTCCACAGCCTCAAGAAGGTGCTGCACGACAAGGGCCTGAACACGGCCGTCGGCGACGAGGGCGGGTTCGCCCCGAACATCGCGTCCGCCGACGACGCCCTAACGACCATCTCCCAGGCGATCGAGAAGGCCGGGTACAAAGTCGGGACCGACGTCGTCTTCGCGCTCGACGCCGCCTGCACCGAACTGTTCGAGGAAGCCAAGCACAAGGGCAAGGACGGGTACTGCTTCTTCAAGAGCGCGCCGGACAAGATCATCACGTCCGACGAGATGATCGACACCTGGGCTAAGCTGTGCGACAAGTACCCGATCTGTTCGATCGAGGACGGCCTGTCCGAAGATGACTGGGCCGGGTGGAAGAAGCTGACGGCCAAGCTCGGGCACAAGGTCCAGCTCGTCGGCGACGACCTGTTCGTGACCAACACCGAGCGGCTGAAGCGCGGGATCGCCGAGGAGTGCGGCAACAGCATCCTCGTGAAGGTGAATCAGATCGGCACCCTGACCGAGACGCTCGAAGCGGTCCAACTCGCGATGCGGAGCAAGTTCACCGCGATCCTCAGCCACCGCAGCGGCGAGACCGAAGACACGACGATCGCCGACCTGGCCGTCGCCACCAACTGCGGGCAGATCAAGACCGGGTCCGCGAGCCGGACCGACCGGATCGCCAAGTACAATCAATTGCTCCGCATCGAGGAAGAACTCGGCAGCGCCGCCGTGTACGGGGCGGAACTGCGGAAGTAA
- the fhcD gene encoding formylmethanofuran--tetrahydromethanopterin N-formyltransferase, with translation MTINGTEIEDTFAEAFPMTAARVVVTAETPGWARTAGQTATGYAASVIGCDAEAGIERELAPAETPDGRPGVSLLFFAFSRDALQKALVNRVGQCILTCATTACYNALPVVPDKSVRVGGNLRFFGDGWQISKLLGGRRFWRVPTMDGEFLCEDVFGTTKGVAGGNFLILGITQAVALAAAEAAVEACRRVPGVIMPFPGGIVRSGSKVGSKYKKLRASTNDAYCPTLRGAVTSALSDGVGAVYEVVIDGLDLAAVEEATRVGVRAGCGPGIVRVSAGNYGGKLGPFHLKLHKLLK, from the coding sequence CTGACGATCAACGGCACCGAGATCGAGGACACGTTCGCCGAGGCGTTCCCGATGACCGCCGCCCGGGTGGTGGTCACGGCCGAGACGCCCGGGTGGGCGCGGACGGCCGGGCAGACGGCCACCGGCTACGCCGCCTCGGTCATCGGCTGCGACGCGGAGGCCGGGATCGAGCGCGAGTTGGCCCCCGCCGAGACGCCGGACGGCCGGCCCGGCGTTAGCCTCCTCTTCTTCGCCTTCAGCCGCGACGCGCTCCAGAAAGCACTCGTCAACCGCGTCGGCCAGTGCATCCTCACGTGCGCGACGACCGCGTGCTACAACGCCCTGCCGGTCGTTCCCGACAAATCGGTCCGCGTCGGCGGAAACCTCCGCTTCTTCGGCGACGGCTGGCAGATCAGCAAGCTCCTGGGCGGCCGCCGGTTCTGGCGCGTGCCCACAATGGACGGCGAGTTCCTCTGCGAAGACGTGTTCGGCACGACCAAGGGCGTGGCCGGCGGAAACTTCCTGATCCTGGGTATCACGCAGGCGGTCGCGCTGGCGGCGGCCGAGGCAGCGGTCGAGGCGTGCCGCCGGGTGCCGGGCGTCATTATGCCCTTCCCCGGCGGGATCGTCCGGTCCGGCAGCAAGGTCGGCAGCAAGTACAAGAAGCTTCGCGCCAGTACCAACGACGCCTACTGCCCGACGCTACGCGGCGCCGTCACCTCAGCCCTGTCGGATGGTGTCGGGGCGGTGTACGAGGTGGTGATCGACGGCCTGGACCTGGCCGCGGTCGAGGAGGCGACCCGCGTCGGCGTGCGGGCCGGGTGCGGGCCGGGGATCGTTCGCGTATCGGCCGGAAACTACGGCGGCAAGCTCGGGCCATTTCACCTCAAGTTGCACAAGTTGTTAAAGTAA